TTATATTCACGTAATGCGACGTCATGCATTCttaatgcacatgtgcagctacAGAAAGGACATGTGACCTATAAGAAATCACATGCAATGGGCTCCCATATCTCCCCTCCTCACCACCATGTGCAAATCCATTCCCTGAGATCCAATATCCCCACTTCTTTGAATGTCACTCAGAATTCTCCAATATTGCCACCAGCACCAGATTTTCTGATCTCATCACAGATACCCCAGGCTTTGCAAGCACCAGAAGGCTGAGGGGGCAGATAATACCACAGCTACTGGGGTCACAAACCCAATAAAGGTCCAATGCCCCTCCCCCACTAACACCACAGACACCGATTATGGTCTGATTGGCTGACAATCTCACATCTTTTTGTCCAGCCAATCACTCAGAGTACAAAGTAAAAGTGACCGCCCCCGCAGATCTAACTACACCTGCAGATCTATCTGCCCCCCAGCTATAACCACCCCTGTGGATATAACCATCCTTACAATTAAAGGGGAACTCTAATGTGTTATAATTTTCCATTCTTGATGTTTCATATTTCCATTAATTATTAGATTTTTAGATTCCCCTTTAGAAGATTTCTGCTTGTTCAGCCAGTCAGTGTTGCTCCATGAGTGCTGagataaaatcaatttaaaatagaGCAAACAGCTGGGAGAGTGGAAGGCAGGAGGCAGGGTCCACACATGGAATGAACATGAGTGCAGTGCAcagatttacagaaatataaaaactttgcAAAGAAGGGGGGCAGTTTGTGCCCCTCCCCCTATCATTGCCCTAACACATTCATAAGATTTCACTTGAGAAGTATGATGACTCcgctgcaggggggggggggggggcaacatgCTCTACGctgcgccccccccccctccccaggtTAGACTTCCCTGTTACTGTTGACTTCTTCTAAAAATGCTCAtcgcctggctgtcatgctggtcCTCTGGTTACATTCAGAGCCAATCTCACAGATCAGAAAATTTCATAGAAATTCGGACGACCTGTAAGCCGGTCAGCACTGTACACCACAAAAACCAGATCGCACAAAGACATAGGACGATCTGCATTGCGACCAGATCGGGTAATGTCTGCGGCTCGCATTGATACAATAATCGCAGAGAAATAATGGTGAAATGTTATCACAGAATTATACTTTACCCGCAACTGCCCCTAGTTGACCGGGATCTTACCCCAACCCTAATAACCTGCCCTTTTTTATCTGCTCTCATCTACATTCCCCCATCGGTGCTATACAGAGCCCGTAATGTCCCAAAATCATCCCCCTCCTGGTGGTAGATATTCCCATTATTGCCCTAATATTAGCCCATTATTGCCCCATTATTCCTTCTCCCACCTTGTCACACCTGGTTCACAGGTCCGCTTACCTGCTGGCGTCTTGTAGTTTTTACCCTATGGTTGCCCCCTTTTTTTGTTACCCGCCATTGTTGCCCCTTCCCTGGCCGTTTTTCCACAGGTCTGCCCTCGTCCCCAGTCTACCCCCCAAGTTGCCCCCCATATATTTGCCCCTTCTAGTTGCCCTCACCTGGCCGTTCTTGCACAGGTCTGCCCACATGCTGGTCCCGTCGCCGCCCCTCATCAGGATGTGGTAGGTGAAGTAGTAGATCCCGGGCACCTGGCAGGTGAATTTGCCCGTTGTGGGGTCATAGTGGTTGCCCAGGTTGGTGACCACATCGTCGAATTTAAGCAGTTCATACCCCTCATGGGGGCTCTTCAGGCCGACATAGAAAGCTATTCGGGGTGCCTGGAGGGGCACAGAACCCCCTACTCTTCCCGGCTCCCCTTTCTCTCCTGGGGGTCCCCTGGCTCCAGGGGGTCCTGGCTCTCCTGGGGGGCCCCGGGCTCCCGGTTTTCCTGGTCGTCCTGGCTCTCCCCGGGGCCCCTGGATGAAGGGTGGAGGGGCCCCGCTCAGGTCCTGCAGAGCCTCCCCAGGAGGGCTCGGAGGGTGCCCGGTGTAAGGGTCGCAGATCATCCGACAGGTGCCCAACATCTCATAATGTCCCTCAATAGTGGGGGGCAAAGCAAGCAGGGGGATGACGATGACCAGGATCAGCAGCATGGCCACCCCCAGGGCCACCAACAAGAGCCGCCTGCGAGGCACCAGGGTGAGAGCCGGACACACACTGACGGAGCGACTGGGAACAGCGATCTGATCTGTCCGCAGAGCAAGAAACTGAGAGTGAGCAGGGAGGAGCGAGGGGGCAGGGTCAGCGTAAAGGAGGAGCGAGGGGGCGAGGCCAGCGGGGAGCAGCGATGGGCGGGGTCTCCAGGTGAAGAACGCGCTCACTTGCCACCCCCTGCGCTCACACTATTAGTTCCACTGCTACTCCTTGCTCTTCTACACTCCTCAACTGCCCCTTGTCTAATACCCTCCCTATAACCTCCTCCTTCTTTATTACCCCCTCAACTGCCCTTGTCTAATATCCTCCCTATAACCTCCTCCTTCTTTATTACCCCCTCAATTGCCCCTTGTCGAATACCCACCCTTTAACTTCCTCCTTCTTTATTACCCCCTCAACTGCCCCTTGTATAATACCCTCCCTATAACCTCCTCCTTCTTTATTACCCCCTCAACTGCCCCTTGTCTAATACCCACCCTTTAACCTCCTCCTTCTTTAATACCCCCTCAACTGCCCCATATCT
The Pyxicephalus adspersus chromosome 7, UCB_Pads_2.0, whole genome shotgun sequence genome window above contains:
- the C1QL2 gene encoding complement C1q-like protein 2 — protein: MLLILVIVIPLLALPPTIEGHYEMLGTCRMICDPYTGHPPSPPGEALQDLSGAPPPFIQGPRGEPGRPGKPGARGPPGEPGPPGARGPPGEKGEPGRVGGSVPLQAPRIAFYVGLKSPHEGYELLKFDDVVTNLGNHYDPTTGKFTCQVPGIYYFTYHILMRGGDGTSMWADLCKNGQVRASAIAQDADQNYDYASNSVVLHLDSGDEIYVKLDGGKAHGGNNNKYSTFSGFILYPD